The genomic interval CAGCCTTACACGGAAGAATTTGAAGTAGACTATCGCCCGGCACTTAATGTGGTTGCGGCGCTGATGGAAATTCAGAAAAATCCTGTAACGAAGGACGGCAAGAAGACAACGGCTGTTGTTTGGGAATGCAATTGTCTCGAAAAGGTATGCGGCGCCTGCATGATGGTTATCAACGGTAAGGCACAGCAAGCATGTGCCGCTCTGATTGATCATCTGGAACAGCCGATCAGACTGGCTCCGGCAAGAACCTTCCCCGTTATCCGGGATCTTATGATTGACCGTTCGGTCATGTTTGAAAGCTTAAAAAAGGTACAGGCTTGGGTAAAAGTGGACGGCAGTTGGCAGATTCATAATGATGCTCCCCGTCAAAACCCTAAGACTGCCGATACAGCTTATGAGATTTCCCGTTGCATGACCTGCGGCTGCTGCATGCACGCTTGTCCGAATGTAAACTCCGGTTCCGATTTCATTGGACCGGCTCCGATGGTGCAGGCTCATTTATTTAACCTGCATCCTACCGGCGAGTACAATAAGGAAGACCGTATTAACGCATTGATGCAAAAAGGCGGTATCAGTAGCTGCGGCAACAGCCAAAACTGCGTACAGGCTTGCCCGAAAGATATTAAGCTGACCGAATATATTGCCAAGTTAAACCGTGATGCTAACAAACAAGCTTTGCTGAACATGTTAAATAAGTAATTAAGGAATAAGCAGCACCTTCTGTCTTAACGGGAGGTGCTGCTCCTTGCATATTGACAATGTAAGGTATGTATGTTATTATAATTAAGCTTAAAAGAGAGATTTTGTTTAAAATGATCATTCAGCAATGCTGGTGAAAAGAAAAACATTGACAAAATATTAAGAATGAAGTAGAATATATTTTGTGATTAACGGGGCGTGGCTCAGTTTGGTAGAGCACCTGGCTTGGGACCAGGGGGTCGCAGGTTCAAATCCTGCCGCTCCGACCATATTTAAAATGTTATGCGGGTGTAGCTCAATGGTAGAGCACTAGCCTTCCAAGCTAGCTACGAGGGTTCGATTCCCTTCACCCGCTCCATATTTTTGTCAATGCGCCTGTAGCTCAGGGGATAGAGCAACCGCCTTCTAAGCGGTTGGTCGCACGTTCGAATCGTGCCAGGCGCGCCATGTAAATTTAATGAAATGGGCCTTCCGGTAAAGCGGAAGGCCTTTGTGTATTATAAGTACCCAGGTCTATCATTTGGGAGACAAAAAACAAGACAGTTAGGTTTTGGATTTTTAATATTTGGTTAAGCTGATTGACTGGTTCTAAGAGTTTTGGTAAAATGAGTATATTATTTTTAGAGTATTGATATTAATGGATAATTGTTATTTGAGTATGCCGGGGTAAATAAGCAACCGCCTTTGGTAGTTGATTATTTTATGCCGGAAGCTGTTTCAACTAGTTGATTTTGAAGTACATAGAGAAGGGATTGGAATTATGCATATTCGTAGTTTAGGAGTTAAAGGAAAAATCATGGCAATTGTCGCCATGATAGTATTGGTGGCCATCGGAGCAACCGTCGGGCCGATTTTGTATTTACAGACTGAAAAGATGTATCAAAGCTACCAAAATGAAGCGCTAAGCAGTAGCAGGGCCATGGAAGAAATGTTTAGTGAAAGTGAACGGAAAACAAAGGCGGTGGCTAATTTAGCAGCTTTGTTGCCGGGACTGGCGGAAGCCGCTTACGCCGGTGACGGGCCTAAACTTTTGCAATTAATTCAGGATGTACCGAAAAGTGGTGTCGACTATGTTACGGTTACCGATAAGAACGGTGTAGTTCTGGCCCGGACTCATTCCTCAAAAACGGGGGACAGTATTGCTAACATCTACGCGGTGCAGCAGGCCATGATCGGTAATACGTCCACTACAGTGGAAAATTCCCCGGCTACGCCGCTAAGCATTCGAACTTGCCTTCCGATTCGTTTGCCAGGCGGACAGGTTGTGGGAACGCTTTCCGTTAGTATTGACGGAGCACAGCAGACATTAGTGGATAAAGTAAAAGAAATTTACCAGGTGGATGCAACTGTTTTCGGTGGCGATACCCGGGTAAGCACCACGGTGATGAAGGATGGGCAGCGGGCGATTGGAACCAAAGCCAGTGGAGCCGTCATTGCCAAGGTATTGCAGGAAAAAGCGATCTATACGGGAGTGGCCGATGTAAACGGCAAACCCTATGTTACGGCGTATCGCCCCATTTTGGGAGCCCAGGATGGGACGGTAGGCATGCTGTTTGCCGGAAAGAGCCTGGAGCAGTATTACGCCGATCGCAATCACCAAATTTTTGTTACCGTTATTGCGGCATTGGCTGTGCTGGTATTATGTCTTGGTCTATCTTATTGGTTGACTAAAATATTTTGTGTTCCCTTGGAAAAACTTACTGTGGCCGTGAAGGCATTTAGTCAAGGCAATCTGTCGGTTACGGTTGATCATGTAGCGACTGATGAGTTCGGTACACTGGCTCAGGGCTTTAACAATATGGGGACCGAATTGAGAAAGCTGGTCGGTATGGTAAATAGTCAGGCGGAGCAATTGGCGGCCTCCTCGGAAGAGCTTACCGCCGGGACAGAACAATCAGCCTTGGCCTCACAACAGGTCGCGACCTCTATCACTCAAGTTGCCGAAGGAGCGGCTATGCAGCTTGCAGCCGTGGAAGAGAGTGTGCAGTCCATCCGCCAGATGTCGGACCTTGTTCAGCATGCGGCAGAGCAGATGGAGCAGGTTGCCGCCGAAGCGGCTGAGACATCGGCAAAGGCTACGCAAGGTGATGCTATGGTTAAACAGGCTGTGAGTCAAATGGATCATATTAAAAGCGCTGTAGGTACCTCGGCTGAACTTGTGACCGTGCTGGGAAGCCGTTCGCAGGAAATTGGACAAATTATTGACACGATTAGCGGTATTGCGGGACAAACCAATCTACTTGCCTTGAACGCTGCGATTGAGGCGGCAAGAGCGGGCGAACAGGGACGGGGATTTGCGGTTGTGGCGGAGGAAGTACGGAAATTGGCGGAACAGTCCCAGGCAGCAGCTCAAAAGATCACCGAACTGATCAACGAAATCCAGCGGGACACCGAACAAACGGTACAGGCTATGCACAACGGCACGAAGGAAGTCGGGAATGGTGCAAAAATTGTCATGGCTGCCGGTAATGCCTTTCAGGAAATCGAGCGAAGAATTTCCCGGATAAACAGCAGTGTAGGCACGTTGTCTGTTTCTATGCAAGAGATTAATCAAAGTAACAAGGCAGTGGTTGGCAATATTGATAAGATTGACAGTCTTAGCAAAGCAGCTGCTGCGGAAGCCGAAACGGTATCGGCAGCGACTGAGGAGCAGTCGGCGTCTATGGAGGAAATGGCGGCCTCAAGCAGAGGTCTGGCGGATATGGCGCAAAATCTGATAACGGCGGTAGGAAAATTTAGTATTTAAAAAGTTTTTGTTGCAGATAATACAACCCTGCGAGAATGTTGTAATTGTTTTGTCACATTTACTTAGTACACTAAAGATGGCCAAACGATTACATATGTTGTTCCGGCAGCCTGCGACCTGCCAGAACGAGGCAAGGCTCCTTATCCACCCCAAGGATAAGGAGCCTTGTTTATATTTATTTTTTAAAAAGGTTGCAGTTTTTTTGCCTTTTTCAGGTATTTTTCAGAATTGCATGCTATAACAAATAAGCCAATCAAGAGCTGATAACTTGCCAGGCTTAAAACGCTAGGATCATGGCAGCTATTTTTCTCAGCCCCAAGAGGAGGAAGTCAGCATATCCGATGTATGCTGACTGATGACAACAAGGGGTACGGATATAGACCGCCAGTATTCACTGGATTAAGGCTGATTGGGTATTTGATTTCTGTAAGGAGTAAAAACATGAAGGCGTACAGCCTTGGAGGTTATAGCATGAGACAGTATATTGAGATCAGTCATGAATTGTATGCGACAAAGACTTTGGAGAACTATTGGCGGCGGCCTGTATTTGTTGTTAGGGCATTGCTTCATAACAGGCATATGCAGGAATTAATTCACTTTTTTGCCGCTGACTCCATGCTTAAGCATTTACCTCTGACCCGCAAATACGCATTTGAACAGGCAGCGAGACACTGGTTTTACCGGCAGTCCAATTTTTGGGGACGAATTAAATTAATAAAAGAGCATTATTCCTTGTTTGTGTCCCTGATTAAAAAAGATGCTTTACAACATATCTATTCGGGAGGCAGTGTCATTCTTTGGGAGCAGGACTATAAGGGAGGACGGCTGCAGATGGAAGTATGTTTTCATGACTGTCATAAGAAGGAAGGCTTGCTGGCAATCGAATTAAAGCTGGATGGAGAACGGATTCAGCAAGTGACTTTTTGGGGAGGTTATGAAACCGGGCAGGAACCGGCTATATGGATTGGCGCATTGCAGGGAGCACCCGACGGGCGGCAAATGAATCATGATCTGACTAAATTTTGCTTCGGCTATCGTCCGCACAATCTGGTGCTGTATGCCGTTCGTTGTTTCGTCAGAGAGTTGGGCTTCCGGCATATATATGCGGTATCCAATTATGGGTTTTATACCGGCAATCATCTGCGGCTGGACCGTAAGCTGAAACGGTCACTGGATATGTTCTGGCAGGAGATCGGCGGGACGTTGACCGAAGACCGGCGTTTTTTTGCTTTACCTCTAGAGGAGCTGCGTAAGGATTTGAGTGAGGTCAAATCCCACAAACGCAATCTTTACCGGCAGCGTTTCGCGATGCTGGACTGTGTGGATGCTGCAATCAGTGAAGCTATTGCAACAAAATTAATAGGTCAATAAAAAGAAGTTGAGCTGTCCGATTATGTCGGCAGTTCAACTTCTTTTTATTCGTGTGAACGCTTGTGTTTTTAATTTTGCAGCAGCCGGGCAAACTAGTTAAAGATTAAATGATTAAGTCACTCCGGGAAGGAAGGGCGAAGAGACAAGGGGCGTTTATATGGGAGAGCATGCAAGGGTGAGGCTGATTCTTACCAGTGGCTGCATACTGGCGCAAATTCTGGTGATGCTGGGAATGGCCGGGCAAGAGAATTGGGAATTTATGCGCGGAGCGGCTTGGGGTGCGATATTGCTGCTTGCCTATACCCTCTGGGAAATAAAGTGTCGGCTGTACATGAACAATTACGTACGGGCCTTGATTGTCATCACGGTTGTTGCTGACAGCTATATTGGCGGTTATTTAGGCTATTATATGACGTCACAGATTTTTGACAAAGCACTGCATCTGTTTGGCACCTATTCTTTTGCCTTGTTTTTTTACATATTGCTGGCTCAGTTGATCATCCGTCAGCCGGTTAATCGATTGTTTACCTGTTTGTTCATTATTTGCCTCGGTATATCGCTGGGAGTGGTTTATGAACTGCTGGAATTTGCAGTTGATACAATCAACAAGCCTCTTATTCCGGGGCAGGCGAGTCTCGTGGATACCGATCTGGACCTGCTTGCCGATACCGTGGGTGCGGTTATTGCCGCTGTTCAGCTTGCGTATACCCGTTTGGGACGGTATCTGGCCGACAAGCTGTTTTCCTAGCGTAAGGCTTCGTTGTCGTCACCTATAATCGATAGGGGTATCCATCTCCGCCTTTTCTTACGAAAAACCTCGCAAATTAATTCCCCGCTTCAAGTTGGGCGGAACACTAGTGACCCGCTCAACTTTAAAGCTGGAAGAAGATAATGAGGCAAAATTTTGTCGCCAAAGCAGAGGGAGGAGCTATACCGCCAGTATGTCAACTGAAGACAACGGCGGTTGAGGAAGTCGTACACCTATCAGCAAATTCTGCATTCAAGGCTAGAGGAGCGCTAGATTTTGGCCGGGGACGGTGCCGGGCTGATATACAGTTTTCCCTTGGAATCAATCGCTGCATAGCTGACCTTATCGGGACTGGTAATTCCTTTGCCGGCAAGCTGCCCATTCAGCCAATCGAGAGAATAATTTCCTTGCAGGTTTTTGTAGATTACTTCGCCGTCCATGATCAGTTCAAGAGGAAAAGTCGGATCCTGCGAGGCTAGCTTGATATCGCTTCTGGTTACCGTTTGGTAATCGGATTTTTTTATAACGCTTAGATTACCGGAGGTTTCCACTACGGCGTACTGCACTTCGGCAGGATCCAAAATGCCTTGTTGGCGCAACTGCCCGTTCAGTTCATCCAGGTCGTAACGGAGTTTTCCCATGTTAGCAGTCATAATGCGGCCATTTTCAATAACTACTGTGGGAGAACCGTCAATGAGTTTGCGTAACCGGCGGCTCCGGATGGTCAGATGAGAAATGAGGTAGGTAAGGAGAACAAACAGGACCAGATCGTAATAATGACTCAGGGTTTTATCCGGATCGGCTGCGGCTACATTGGCGGCAATGGAACCGATGGTAATGCCGCTGATATATTCATATAAGGTCAACTGTCCGATTTGTGTGTTACCTAAAATACGGGTAAAAATAAGCAGGCTTAAAAACACCAGCGAGGTTTGCCAGGTGTCACGAAGAAATTCTGATCCGACCATTGTTCCACTCCCTATCGTTATCAGTCGTTTGGCTGATCGTCTTTATTTTTTTGTTTCGGTAACGGTTTCATCGCCGGAACGATCCGGTATTCCGGCTGTCTGTTGACGGATAGAAGATTGCGAAGTACAAGCGCCTGTACGATACCTAAAATGGTCGCGCTGATGATATTGGACAATACCGTGTAGACCGGCAGGGGTGTGGTGCCTTCTGTTTTGAATAAAGTAGTTATGGCGTAAATAGTAAACCAAACCGTCATGAAATAAAGCCAGCTTTTGAATACCAGATTCCGGCTGGAAATCTGTGGTGTAAGCTGAGCGAAAACTGCACCCAGCATACCGCAGAAGACAATATGCCCCAGCAGGGCAAGAAACGTTTCGCTCGAGGTGAAAGGAGGTACATGGCCGTAAAGGATGATAGCCATCCAGTCGACAAAACGCAAGGTTGTTAAATGAAACATGCCGGCTGTAAAGCCCCAGACATTGGCGGTTATACCACCGATGGTACCGGCAAGAAAACCGTTTGTAATCCGATCTTCCATAATAAGTACCTCCTTGTTATACTGTTATAGATAGGATGAGAATTTATTAAAAATATATTCAGGGCCCTGTTCATTGAAAAGTGTAAGTTTTTTTACAAGGATAGGAGAAAGAAAGCCAGCATATCGAACATATGTGAGCTGACGACAACGCTTCAGGATGGGAAAAAAGTCGTGAGATAACCAAAGTTTTAATCCGGTCAAGGTACCGAGAGTATGCCGACTGACGACAACGAAGTAATCAGGGAAATAGACCGCCAGTATTCAATGGATTAAGAAAGATAAAGTAGTGGCTTGGTACGCTTTCTATGAGGAATTAGCGATAAGGGATGGATAGTGGATGGAGAATAAAGCAGCCTTATGTCATAGTTGCCGGTATTTTTATGTTACTTGGGACAGGAACTTTCCTTATGGTTGCAGGGCCATGAATTTTAAGAGCCGAATACTACCCTGCCGAGAAGTACGCCAGGCAGCAGGGGTGGATTGCTTGGATTATGTCGAAAAGGATAAGCCCTTGTAATGGTGAAATAAGAGGTTTTTATGGAAATTAATGTAAAAAGATATAAATAATGTAATAAAAGAAGGGCTTAAGCTGAAAAATGATGGTTGAAAATTAATTTTATGTAAAAATATGGATAAATTTTCTGTTTTATAATAGGAAAAGCCCCTTTTGGGGCTACCTATTTTCGACAGAGAGGAGTTTTTTTCGCCGGATCATGTCGGTTTTTTACGAAAAGTAAATGGACTAATTTAGAAGGAGATACATTATTTTACAAGAATGTTATAAGCATTTCAATTAATTCGAATTGAGGTGCGAATCATGTATTCAGCGGAAGCGGCAGCCAGTAAGTTGGTACATTACTCTCGTGAAGATGAATATAAAGATTATTTTGAAACAACGACGACCGGCATTCTATACCTCGACAGTAACGGGAGAATTAAAAATTTAAATAGAGAAGCAGAACGGATTTGCGGCATTGACCGGAAGCGGGTACTGGGAAAACAGGCTGAACAGGTGTTTCAGGATTTCGGCTACAAATTTCTGAAAGTATTTTCACCTGCTGATTGTGACAATCTGTATACTACCAGTGTAAGAATCAATGTAAACGAGCAGGCTCTCTACCTGCATATTAATGCACTGAAGCTAACCGGATCAAATGGGGAAACGACAGGCATGATCGTCATTTTGCAGGATGTTTCGGCGGTCCGGGCAGCGATTAAGCAAATACAGACAACACAGATGCTGGTTTCGCTGGGCGAATTGGCTGCCGGTGTGGCTCATCACGTCAGGACGCCGCTTACCACGCTGAGCGGTTATTTACAGGTCATGCTGGGGCGTCTGGAAAACGATCAGTATACTGTAAAGCGCGATACCCTGGAAGTATTGCTGGATGAAGTGTCCTATATCAATGATGTGGTAAAGGAACTGGTGTTGTTTGCCAAACCGCCGGTGAACAAAGAACCGCAGGTAGATATTAACCGGATTTTGCACGAGGCGCTGCTGCTTACTTTTAAAGATCTGGGTGGTGAAAAGATTAATATTCACAAGCAATTGGCGACCAATTTGCCCTTAGTTGCCCTGGATATTAATCTGGTTAAACAGGCCGTCGTCAATATCATGCAAAACTCCCTGGAAGCTATGGCGGAGGAAGGGACGCTAACCGTGAAGTCCTGGTTGAATTCGGAATTGAACATGCTGGTCATTGGGATATACGATACGGGCAACGGAATCCCAACTGAGATCTTGTCGCGGATTTTTGAACCTTTTTACACGACCAAGCTTGACCGGATGGGGCTTGGGCTGCCAATTGCCCACCGTATTATCAGTGAACATGGCGGGTTTATCCATGTCAATGCCGATGAACAGGGCGGTACGAAAGTAAAGATATATCTGCCCATTGTCGATGACAGGCTCCGCCGGTTGACGGTCGTGCACCAGCAACTGTTAAACCTGCAATAAACAGATAAGCCAAGAGGTCGCCTGACGTAACGTCGGGCGACCTCTTGGCTTATTCATTATATGAAACATTCCTCGATTTCCAGTGCCAGGCCAAGATCCTTTTTGATCCACTTGTCACACTTTTGCAAGGCTTGGCGTTCAATCGGAGCCGGTTCACTTAAGTACAGCTTGAGGACGGCGGCCTTCGTTTTTATCAACGCCTGTACCGTTTTGACCAGGCCCATCTGGGTGACGTCCAAGCATTCGGCGATGGCCAGCAGCATGGCTAGCTTCCGGGCAATATGCCAGTCCCCTTCATCTAAAAATTCACTATAGATTCTATTGCGGTAGTACTTGGCCGAAGTGCCGTTGTGCCAGCCGGCAATGACGGCAGCCAGTATTTGCTCGCGGTGTGTCAAACCGAATAGGCGGGCGTTTTCAATTAGGTATGAACTGTGGCGGGGATGATCATAGTAATTGATAGTGATGCCGATGTCGTGCAATAAGGCTGCCACCTTCAGCAGTTTTTTGTCGCCCGACCGGAGTGCCAGATGATCCTGCCAGCCGTCAAACAGGGTTTCAGCCAGGGCCGCTATATGATAGGCGTGATTTGGATCTCCCTCGTGAGCCAGCAGGACGTTATGGGTACTATGCTCCAGAATATTCTTCATGATCGGGGGTTGTTGGTATTTGGCTTGATAGTATTGCAAGAACAGCCCTTCCCGGACACCGCAGCCGCTGATGACCAACTGAGGGGCCTGGGTTATGTCGAGTAACCCTTTGACGATGTTAACACCGGCGATAATGATGTCAGCCCGCTCGCTGCTAAGTCCGGGCAGTTTGCGGCGCTGAGCCAGGCTGGTCTTGTCAATCAGCTCCAGGATTTGGTCAAAAGACAGAGGGCCCAGACGGTAATTATGTACTTTGGCAAAGGGATAGTTTTTAAGCCTTTGGTCTATTTTAGCAATATTGCGGGCCGTGCCGCCGATGCCGACCAGCGGAGCAAAGATTCTCTTCAGCCAGGGCAGGCTGGCAAGCTGAGCCTGGATGAAGGCCTGCAATTCGGCGATTTTGGCATCATTGACTTTGTCCTGCAGACCGAAGCGTTCGGTCAGCGTAACGGCACCAAAGGGCAGGCTGATGCTTTGCTTGATTTGCCGGTTTTTCACCAGGGTCAACTCCGTGCTGCCGCCACCCAAATCAAACAACAGGCCGTCCGTAAGGTCGATAGTGTTCATTGCGCCGATAAAGCCCAGCTCTGCTTCCAGTTCACCGCTGATTACGTCCAGCAGGATACCGGTTTCCCTTTCCGCCAGAGCGATAAACTGATCGCCGTTTTTGGCGTTGCGGACAGCAGCGGTGGCGACGCCGATGATTTTGTCCACCTGAAATAACTGACACATGTGAGCAAAAATTTTTAGCGTGCTTAACGCCCGGCCAATGGCTTCGGGCTGTAAGTGTAAAGTAGCATTCATGCCTTCGCTTAACCGTACCGACTCTTTTTGATTGTAGACCAGATTATAGGCACCTTTTTCGTAAACATGCATGACAATCAGGCGGGCGGAGTTGGAGCCTAAATCAATGATTGCAATCCGTTCTGTCACAAAGATCACTCCTATTGCAAAATGTATTGTATTTCCGGTTTATAATATTTTTACTAAATTTACAAAAGCATAACATAAAATTGTATAAGGCAGAAAGGGGTTTCGACACGGGCATGTCGAAATTACATTTATTATGGAGGTGAGTACATGTCAGGAAAGGCTCCTGACCTGTTTGCCGCCGTGCATATCGGGTCAGAACAAATCAGTTTACAAATTGTGGAATATAAAAGCCTGCAGGATATTAAAGTAATTGAGAGGGCCAATTATCAAATGGTCCTGGGAGAGGAGACCTTCAAGACCGGACAGATCAGTTTCAGCGCGGTCAGTGAACTGTGCGAGCTGCTTAAGGGCTACCGGCGCTTGCTGGCAGAATACGGTGTTACGGAATATCGGCTGGTGGCTACGACAGCCATCAGAGAAGCTGATAACCAACAATATATTATTGACCAGATCCGGGTAAAAACGGGCTTTCGCGTGGAAGTAGCCGGGATGACCCAGGAAATTTTCTATAAGTATGTGGCACTTTATCGCCGGATGCAGGAGGCTCAATTAGCCAACCGGACAGACGCGGTACTGTTTGTGGATATTTCGTCAGGCGGTTTAGGCATTACCTTATATAAACAGGGCGCTTTAATTTATCAGCAGAATCTTCATATTGGCATTTTGCGTATTAAGGAAAGCTTTGAAAAGCATCAACGGGAATCGCTGCATTTTCATAAAGCCCTGGAGGAATTTATTTATAGCGTCATTGCGCCGGTTCAGGAAGAGCTGGGCAGACATCAAATTAAGTATTTGGTGCTGTCCGGCCTGGAGACCAATCTATTACTGAGCATTTTGGGGCGGGAACCGCAGGAAGCAGTTTCTTATATCAGTTTACATGATTTTTACCAATTATATAAGCAGGTTGTTAACTTAAATTTATCGCAAATCATTGATATCTTCAATCTGGCTGAAAATAAGGCCGATATGGTGCTCCCTACTATTATACTATACCGGCAGATTATGGCACTAACCGATGTGGAACAAATTGTTATTGCCAACGACCAGTTTATTGATGGAATTACTACCTTGTATATTGCGGAAAATACAAAAGACGCCTGGTTACAGGATATTGAGGCGCAACTGGTCAGCTTGGCACGGAGTTTTGCCCGCCGGTATCGCTACAACGAAGCGCATGCGGAAAAGGTGGAAGAGATCGCGCTGATTATTTATGACCGGATTGTAAAGCTCCATGGCATGGGGAAACGGGAGCGGCTGCTGTTAAAAGTGGCGGCTATTTTGCACGATATCGGTAAATTTATCAATTTGCGCCGCCATTATCTTTACTCCTACCGGTTGATTCTGTCTTCGGATATATTGGGCTTTAGCGAGGAAGAAAAGATTATTATGGCCAGTGTGGCCTATTATCACTCCAAGGGAACGCCGTCGGATTTTGAAAGCGGCTTTAACAGCCTGACCAAAGAGCAAAAGGTGACAGTAGCGAAGCTGGCGGCTATTTTGCGGCTTGCTAACTCACTGGATTGTACACACCGGCAGAAAATAGTGAAATGTACGGCTTCCTTTAACGAAGAGATGCTGTTTGTCGCCGTAGAGGCAAGAGAGGACATTTCGCTGGAAGAGTGGACTTTTGAAGATAAAGCGAGATTTTTTGAAAATGTCTTTGGCATCCGGGCAATTTTAAAGAGACAGGCAGGTTGATAACGGTGCTTACTAAACATGAAAACTTTATTAACCGGGAATTGAGCTGGCTGAAGTTTAACTCCCGTGTATTGGGAGAAGCCAATGATAAACAAAAGCCACTATTGGAGCGGCTGCGCTTTTTAGCCATTACCAGTTCCAATCTGGATGAATTTTTTATGATCCGCCTGGCGGGACTCAAACACCAGTTGGAAAGCGGAATTAATAAGATGGATGCCGCCGGCCTTACCGTCAGGGAACAGATTGACTTAATCAGCGAGTCGGCTCATGATCTGGTGAGGGGCCAATACCGTTTTTTGAAGGGTACGTTAAAGGATATCGAAGAGCATCAGATATATTTCCGCGATATTGATGATTTTAACGGCAGGCAGAAAGAGTGGCTCGATGATTACTTTCACAACACGGTCTATCCGGTTATTACTCCCATGGCGGTTGATGCCAGCCATCCATTCCCGTTTTTGGCGAACCGGACGCTAAACCTGGCGGTTACCCTGGTAAGGGATGACGAGACCAGCATGGCGGTTATCCCCGTGCCCAGGGGACTGCCGCGCATTGTGGCGGTGCCGGGGACTGACGGTAAGCAGGAATTTGTTTTCCTAGAGCAGATTATGATGAATTATGCCCAGAACTTATTCTACGGTTATAAAATAAAAGACATTGCGGTGTTTCGGATCACACGCAATGCCGATTTGTCCATTGATGAAGATGACGTAAAGGATTTATTGATCGAGGTTGAAAAATCTCTGCGTCAGCGTAAGCGAGGACAGGCGGTACGCTTGGAGATTGCCAAACGGGCTAATCCGGTCCTGCGCAGCTTCCTGATCAACGCACTGAAAATTTCCGAGCCCGATGTGTATGAAATAAACGGACCGATCGATTTGACCTGCATGATGAAGTTTGTCGATTTGCCCGGCTGTGACGCGCTGCGTTATGCCCCGCTGGTGCCGCAGGTCCCGGCCGACTTGATTGATCAGCCTGATTTATTTGCCGCCATCCGTAAAAAGGATATTTTGCTGCACCATCCGTTTGAAACCTTCCGGCCGGTAGTTGATTTTGTCCGGCAGGCGGCAGCGGACCCCAAAGTACTGGCTATCAAGCAGACCCTGTACCGGGTCAGCGGCAACTCGCCGATTGTATTGGCACTGGCCCAGGCGGCGGAAAATGGCAAGCAAGTGACCGTGCTGGTGGAGCTCAAAGCCCGTTTTGACGAGGAAAACAATATATTGTGGGCCAAGCGCCTGGAAGAAGCCGGCTGTCATGTTATTTACGGCCTGGTTGGTCTGAAAACACACGCCAAGATGATTTTGGTTG from Propionispora hippei DSM 15287 carries:
- a CDS encoding Ppx/GppA phosphatase family protein, which gives rise to MSGKAPDLFAAVHIGSEQISLQIVEYKSLQDIKVIERANYQMVLGEETFKTGQISFSAVSELCELLKGYRRLLAEYGVTEYRLVATTAIREADNQQYIIDQIRVKTGFRVEVAGMTQEIFYKYVALYRRMQEAQLANRTDAVLFVDISSGGLGITLYKQGALIYQQNLHIGILRIKESFEKHQRESLHFHKALEEFIYSVIAPVQEELGRHQIKYLVLSGLETNLLLSILGREPQEAVSYISLHDFYQLYKQVVNLNLSQIIDIFNLAENKADMVLPTIILYRQIMALTDVEQIVIANDQFIDGITTLYIAENTKDAWLQDIEAQLVSLARSFARRYRYNEAHAEKVEEIALIIYDRIVKLHGMGKRERLLLKVAAILHDIGKFINLRRHYLYSYRLILSSDILGFSEEEKIIMASVAYYHSKGTPSDFESGFNSLTKEQKVTVAKLAAILRLANSLDCTHRQKIVKCTASFNEEMLFVAVEAREDISLEEWTFEDKARFFENVFGIRAILKRQAG
- a CDS encoding RNA degradosome polyphosphate kinase, whose translation is MLTKHENFINRELSWLKFNSRVLGEANDKQKPLLERLRFLAITSSNLDEFFMIRLAGLKHQLESGINKMDAAGLTVREQIDLISESAHDLVRGQYRFLKGTLKDIEEHQIYFRDIDDFNGRQKEWLDDYFHNTVYPVITPMAVDASHPFPFLANRTLNLAVTLVRDDETSMAVIPVPRGLPRIVAVPGTDGKQEFVFLEQIMMNYAQNLFYGYKIKDIAVFRITRNADLSIDEDDVKDLLIEVEKSLRQRKRGQAVRLEIAKRANPVLRSFLINALKISEPDVYEINGPIDLTCMMKFVDLPGCDALRYAPLVPQVPADLIDQPDLFAAIRKKDILLHHPFETFRPVVDFVRQAAADPKVLAIKQTLYRVSGNSPIVLALAQAAENGKQVTVLVELKARFDEENNILWAKRLEEAGCHVIYGLVGLKTHAKMILVVRQEDSGIKRYVHMGTGNYNDTTAKVYTDMGLFTANDQFGADASGFFNVLSGYSDPPVWNKIVVAPLGLRDKIEALVDREIKSAKQGHPARIIVKMNALLDKEIIIKLYEASLHGVKIDLIIRGICALRPGMEKVSENITVRSIVGRFLEHSRIFYFYNDGLERVYLSSADWMPRNLNDRVELFFPVDDTAHVERIKEILDLMLKDNRKAYVMKTDGTYRKVDKRGKEINCHEVLMDAARKAAKVAEIPLEQRLKPMYRKDL
- the ppx gene encoding exopolyphosphatase, with the protein product MTERIAIIDLGSNSARLIVMHVYEKGAYNLVYNQKESVRLSEGMNATLHLQPEAIGRALSTLKIFAHMCQLFQVDKIIGVATAAVRNAKNGDQFIALAERETGILLDVISGELEAELGFIGAMNTIDLTDGLLFDLGGGSTELTLVKNRQIKQSISLPFGAVTLTERFGLQDKVNDAKIAELQAFIQAQLASLPWLKRIFAPLVGIGGTARNIAKIDQRLKNYPFAKVHNYRLGPLSFDQILELIDKTSLAQRRKLPGLSSERADIIIAGVNIVKGLLDITQAPQLVISGCGVREGLFLQYYQAKYQQPPIMKNILEHSTHNVLLAHEGDPNHAYHIAALAETLFDGWQDHLALRSGDKKLLKVAALLHDIGITINYYDHPRHSSYLIENARLFGLTHREQILAAVIAGWHNGTSAKYYRNRIYSEFLDEGDWHIARKLAMLLAIAECLDVTQMGLVKTVQALIKTKAAVLKLYLSEPAPIERQALQKCDKWIKKDLGLALEIEECFI